The following coding sequences lie in one Danio rerio strain Tuebingen ecotype United States chromosome 25, GRCz12tu, whole genome shotgun sequence genomic window:
- the hsd17b2 gene encoding 17-beta-hydroxysteroid dehydrogenase type 2 isoform X1 — protein sequence MEEAVQGCVGLVYDLLMVVCVGFLLLRVAQGRSVRWFVLLLVSGGILNCLVHSSALKIGLVSVLCSVVHYVERDVMMTAANKAVLITGCDSGFGHELAQVLDRAGMRVFAGVLDELSPGALKLKESASVNLTVLQLDITNNTQITQTHQFIKSQTDKTGLWALVNNAGVLGYVCDGEILPMKMYKSCLDVNFLGSVMMTHTFLPLIRQSRGRVINITSMAGEVPLVGFAGYGASKAALNIYSGAIRQELSSWGVRVIIVQPGAFRTNILGSSEQWERAQEQILSGLSEEVKDSYGEEYIHSMQKRLLDMSLASSEDKGPFLQSLKHAILSSNPKHFYYPGAGAWVLSLLYRYCPTALSDKIFSGMFMSGVQPAKLATAIPH from the exons atgGAGGAGGCTGTGCAAGGTTGTGTTGGGCTGGTGTATGATCTGCTGATGGTCGTCTGTGTTGGGTTTCTGCTTCTGCGGGTCGCTCAGGGACGGTCAGTGAGGTGGTTTGTGCTTCTGCTGGTTTCTGGAGGGATTTTAAACTGTTTGGTGCATTCAAGTGCACTAAAAATAGGACTCGTGAGTGTGCTTTGTAGTGTGGTCCACTATGTAGAGCGAGATGTCATGATGACTGCTGCAAACAAGGCTGTACTCATCACAG GTTGTGACTCAGGGTTTGGTCATGAACTGGCCCAGGTTTTGGACCGTGCGGGGATGCGTGTGTTTGCAGGAGTTCTGGATGAACTCAGTCCTGGAGCTCTGAAACTGAAGGAGTCTGCATCTGTAAACCTCACCGTCCTGCAGTTAGACATCACCAACAACACACAGATCACACAAACGCATCAGTTCATCAAGAGCCAAACTGACAAAACAG GACTCTGGGCTCTGGTGAACAATGCGGGAGTGCTGGGATACGTGTGCGATGGGGAAATTCTGCCTATGAAAATGTATAAATCGTGCTTGGATGTGAATTTCCTCGGCAGTGTCATGATGACACACACATTTCTGCCTCTGATACGACAATCCAGAGGAAGAGTCATCAACATCACCAGTATGGCAG GAGAGGTCCCTCTTGTGGGGTTTGCAGGTTATGGCGCATCAAAAGCAGCGTTGAATATTTACAGCGGAGCGATCAGACAAGAGCTGTCCAGCTGGGGTGTCAGAGTCATCATCGTTCAGCCCGGAGCTTTCAGAACCA ATATCCTGGGCAGCAGCGAGCAGTGGGAGCGCGCTCAGGAGCAGATCCTCAGTGGTTTATCAGAAGAGGTGAAGGACTCGTATGGTGAAGAATACATTCACTCCATGCAGAAGCGGCTGCTGGATATGTCTTTAGCATCAAGTGAAGACAAGGGGCCGTTTCTGCAGTCTTTAAAGCACGCGATACTGTCCTCCAACCCGAAACACTTCTACTACCCCGGGGCCGGAGCGTGGGTGCTGTCTTTACTGTACAGATACTGTCCGACGGCACTGTCCGATAAAATCTTCTCCGGGATGTTTATGAGCGGCGTCCAGCCTGCAAAACTCGCCACAGCGATTCCACATTAA
- the hsd17b2 gene encoding 17-beta-hydroxysteroid dehydrogenase type 2 isoform X3, which produces MMTAANKAVLITGCDSGFGHELAQVLDRAGMRVFAGVLDELSPGALKLKESASVNLTVLQLDITNNTQITQTHQFIKSQTDKTGLWALVNNAGVLGYVCDGEILPMKMYKSCLDVNFLGSVMMTHTFLPLIRQSRGRVINITSMAGEVPLVGFAGYGASKAALNIYSGAIRQELSSWGVRVIIVQPGAFRTNILGSSEQWERAQEQILSGLSEEVKDSYGEEYIHSMQKRLLDMSLASSEDKGPFLQSLKHAILSSNPKHFYYPGAGAWVLSLLYRYCPTALSDKIFSGMFMSGVQPAKLATAIPH; this is translated from the exons ATGATGACTGCTGCAAACAAGGCTGTACTCATCACAG GTTGTGACTCAGGGTTTGGTCATGAACTGGCCCAGGTTTTGGACCGTGCGGGGATGCGTGTGTTTGCAGGAGTTCTGGATGAACTCAGTCCTGGAGCTCTGAAACTGAAGGAGTCTGCATCTGTAAACCTCACCGTCCTGCAGTTAGACATCACCAACAACACACAGATCACACAAACGCATCAGTTCATCAAGAGCCAAACTGACAAAACAG GACTCTGGGCTCTGGTGAACAATGCGGGAGTGCTGGGATACGTGTGCGATGGGGAAATTCTGCCTATGAAAATGTATAAATCGTGCTTGGATGTGAATTTCCTCGGCAGTGTCATGATGACACACACATTTCTGCCTCTGATACGACAATCCAGAGGAAGAGTCATCAACATCACCAGTATGGCAG GAGAGGTCCCTCTTGTGGGGTTTGCAGGTTATGGCGCATCAAAAGCAGCGTTGAATATTTACAGCGGAGCGATCAGACAAGAGCTGTCCAGCTGGGGTGTCAGAGTCATCATCGTTCAGCCCGGAGCTTTCAGAACCA ATATCCTGGGCAGCAGCGAGCAGTGGGAGCGCGCTCAGGAGCAGATCCTCAGTGGTTTATCAGAAGAGGTGAAGGACTCGTATGGTGAAGAATACATTCACTCCATGCAGAAGCGGCTGCTGGATATGTCTTTAGCATCAAGTGAAGACAAGGGGCCGTTTCTGCAGTCTTTAAAGCACGCGATACTGTCCTCCAACCCGAAACACTTCTACTACCCCGGGGCCGGAGCGTGGGTGCTGTCTTTACTGTACAGATACTGTCCGACGGCACTGTCCGATAAAATCTTCTCCGGGATGTTTATGAGCGGCGTCCAGCCTGCAAAACTCGCCACAGCGATTCCACATTAA
- the hsd17b2 gene encoding 17-beta-hydroxysteroid dehydrogenase type 2 isoform X2: MEEAVQGCVGLVYDLLMVVCVGFLLLRVAQGRSVRWFVLLLVSGGILNCLVHSSALKIGLVSVLCSVVHYVERDVMMTAANKAVLITGCDSGFGHELAQVLDRAGMRVFAGVLDELSPGALKLKESASVNLTVLQLDITNNTQITQTHQFIKSQTDKTGLWALVNNAGVLGYVCDGEILPMKMYKSCLDVNFLGSVMMTHTFLPLIRQSRGRVINITSMAGEVPLVGFAGYGASKAALNIYSGAIRQELSSWGVRVIIVQPGAFRTNILGSSEQWERAQEQILSGLSEEDSREFRQESTGSREEKDRQRTPRRESNPGRHEHTGAICQRTAPLGYRRRLHYINSD, from the exons atgGAGGAGGCTGTGCAAGGTTGTGTTGGGCTGGTGTATGATCTGCTGATGGTCGTCTGTGTTGGGTTTCTGCTTCTGCGGGTCGCTCAGGGACGGTCAGTGAGGTGGTTTGTGCTTCTGCTGGTTTCTGGAGGGATTTTAAACTGTTTGGTGCATTCAAGTGCACTAAAAATAGGACTCGTGAGTGTGCTTTGTAGTGTGGTCCACTATGTAGAGCGAGATGTCATGATGACTGCTGCAAACAAGGCTGTACTCATCACAG GTTGTGACTCAGGGTTTGGTCATGAACTGGCCCAGGTTTTGGACCGTGCGGGGATGCGTGTGTTTGCAGGAGTTCTGGATGAACTCAGTCCTGGAGCTCTGAAACTGAAGGAGTCTGCATCTGTAAACCTCACCGTCCTGCAGTTAGACATCACCAACAACACACAGATCACACAAACGCATCAGTTCATCAAGAGCCAAACTGACAAAACAG GACTCTGGGCTCTGGTGAACAATGCGGGAGTGCTGGGATACGTGTGCGATGGGGAAATTCTGCCTATGAAAATGTATAAATCGTGCTTGGATGTGAATTTCCTCGGCAGTGTCATGATGACACACACATTTCTGCCTCTGATACGACAATCCAGAGGAAGAGTCATCAACATCACCAGTATGGCAG GAGAGGTCCCTCTTGTGGGGTTTGCAGGTTATGGCGCATCAAAAGCAGCGTTGAATATTTACAGCGGAGCGATCAGACAAGAGCTGTCCAGCTGGGGTGTCAGAGTCATCATCGTTCAGCCCGGAGCTTTCAGAACCA ATATCCTGGGCAGCAGCGAGCAGTGGGAGCGCGCTCAGGAGCAGATCCTCAGTGGTTTATCAGAAGAG gacagtagagaattcagacaggaaagcactgGGAGCAGAGAGGaaaaggatcggcaaaggaccccgagacgggaatcgaacccgggtcgccacGAGCAcactggtgctatatgtcagcgcacaGCACCACTAGGCTACCGGCGCCGACTGCATTATATTAATTCTGACTGA
- the hsd17b2 gene encoding 17-beta-hydroxysteroid dehydrogenase type 2 isoform X5, with translation MMTAANKAVLITGCDSGFGHELAQVLDRAGMRVFAGVLDELSPGALKLKESASVNLTVLQLDITNNTQITQTHQFIKSQTDKTGLWALVNNAGVLGYVCDGEILPMKMYKSCLDVNFLGSVMMTHTFLPLIRQSRGRVINITSMAGEVPLVGFAGYGASKAALNIYSGAIRQELSSWGVRVIIVQPGAFRTRQ, from the exons ATGATGACTGCTGCAAACAAGGCTGTACTCATCACAG GTTGTGACTCAGGGTTTGGTCATGAACTGGCCCAGGTTTTGGACCGTGCGGGGATGCGTGTGTTTGCAGGAGTTCTGGATGAACTCAGTCCTGGAGCTCTGAAACTGAAGGAGTCTGCATCTGTAAACCTCACCGTCCTGCAGTTAGACATCACCAACAACACACAGATCACACAAACGCATCAGTTCATCAAGAGCCAAACTGACAAAACAG GACTCTGGGCTCTGGTGAACAATGCGGGAGTGCTGGGATACGTGTGCGATGGGGAAATTCTGCCTATGAAAATGTATAAATCGTGCTTGGATGTGAATTTCCTCGGCAGTGTCATGATGACACACACATTTCTGCCTCTGATACGACAATCCAGAGGAAGAGTCATCAACATCACCAGTATGGCAG GAGAGGTCCCTCTTGTGGGGTTTGCAGGTTATGGCGCATCAAAAGCAGCGTTGAATATTTACAGCGGAGCGATCAGACAAGAGCTGTCCAGCTGGGGTGTCAGAGTCATCATCGTTCAGCCCGGAGCTTTCAGAACCA gacagtag
- the gpia gene encoding glucose-6-phosphate isomerase a isoform X1 — MFEFWDWVGGRYSLWSAIGLSIALHIGFDNFEQLLSGAHWMDNHFRSAPLEQNAPVILALLGVWYVNFFQAETHALLPYDQYMHRFAAYFQQGDMESNGKYITKSGTRVNYHTGPIVWGEPGTNGQHAFYQLIHQGTRLIPADFLIPAQSQHPIRDNLHHKILMANFLAQTEALMRGKTSDEAKKELQASGLSGDSLEKLLPHKVFQGNKPSNSIIFKKLTPFMLGALVALYEHKIFVQGVMWNINSYDQWGVELGKQLAKKIEPELQDDAEVHSHDSSTNGLIGFFKKNRS, encoded by the exons ATGTTTGAGTTTTGGGAT TGGGTCGGCGGCCGCTATTCTCTGTGGTCTGCTATCGGCTTGTCCATCGCTCTGCACATTG GTTTTGACAATTTCGAGCAGCTTCTGTCTGGTGCTCACTGGATG GATAATCACTTCCGCTCGGCCCCTCTGGAGCAGAACGCTCCGGTCATTCTGGCTCTGCTCGGCGTCTGGTATGTCAACTTCTTCCAGGCTGAGACACATGCACTGCTGCCCTACGATCAGTACATGCATCGCTTCGCTGCGTATTTCCAACAG GGGGACATGGAGTCCAACGGGAAGTACATCACCAAGTCTGGCACTCGTGTGAATTACCACACGGGACCCATCGTTTGGGGAGAACCAGGAACTAATGGACAGCACGCTTTCTACCAGCTCATTCACCAGG GCACTCGCTTGATTCCAGCTGACTTCCTCATTCCTGCGCAGAGCCAGCATCCTATCAGAGATAACCTGCATCATAAG ATCCTGATGGCGAATTTCCTGGCGCAAACAGAGGCTCTGATGAGGGGAAAGACTTCTGATGAGGCTAAGAAGGAGCTCCAGGCTTCTGGGTTGTCTGGAGACTCGCTGGAGAAACTCCTGCCTCATAAA GTTTTCCAAGGAAACAAGCCAAGCAACTCCATCATCTTCAAGAAACTTACACCCTTCATGCTTGGTGCACTGGTTG CGTTGTATGAGCACAAGATCTTCGTGCAGGGTGTGATGTGGAATATCAACAGCTATGATCAGTGGGG CGTCGAACTCGGCAAGCAACTGGCCAAGAAGATCGAACCCGAGCTGCAGGACGATGCGGAGGTTCATTCCCACGACTCCTCCACCAATGGACTCATTGGATTCTTCAAGAAGAACCGCTCTTAG
- the hsd17b2 gene encoding 17-beta-hydroxysteroid dehydrogenase type 2 (The RefSeq protein has 5 substitutions compared to this genomic sequence), which yields MYTSGIVLYVSFIRSNKRPIAFTSKWRSRGAVAVELSIERRPLVILSSLTTLYFRKIFTLAGVFSCDSGFGHELAQVLDRAGMRVFAGVLDELSPGALKLKESASVNLTVLQLDITNNTQITQTHQFIKSQTGKTGLWALVNNAGVLGYVCDGEILPMKMYKSCLDVNFLGSVMMTHTFLPLIRQSRGRVINITSMAGEVPLVGFAGYGASKAALNIYSGAIRQELSRWGVRVIIVQPGAFRTNILGSSEQWERAQEQILSGLSEEVKDSYGEEYIHSMQKRLLDMSSASSEDKGPFLQSLKHAILSSNPKHFYYPGAGAWVLSLLYRYCPTALSDKIFSGMFMSGVQPAELARAIPH from the exons ATGTACACCTCTGGCATTGTTTTGTATGTGTCGTTCATAAGATCCAATAaacggccgatcgctttcacttcaAAATGGCGGAGTCGCGGGGCTGTTGCTGTGGAACTTTCTATTGAGCGTCGCCCCTTGGTGATTTTAAGCTCTTTGACCACACTGTACTTTCggaaaatcttcaccctggccGGAGTTTTCA GTTGTGACTCAGGGTTTGGTCATGAACTGGCCCAGGTTTTGGACCGTGCGGGGATGCGTGTGTTTGCAGGAGTTCTGGATGAACTCAGTCCTGGAGCTCTGAAACTGAAGGAGTCTGCATCTGTAAACCTCACCGTCCTGCAGTTAGACATCACCAACAACACACAGATCACACAAACGCATCAGTTCATCAAGAGCCAAACTGACAAAACAG GACTCTGGGCTCTGGTGAACAATGCGGGAGTGCTGGGATACGTGTGCGATGGGGAAATTCTGCCTATGAAAATGTATAAATCGTGCTTGGATGTGAATTTCCTCGGCAGTGTCATGATGACACACACATTTCTGCCTCTGATACGACAATCCAGAGGAAGAGTCATCAACATCACCAGTATGGCAG GAGAGGTCCCTCTTGTGGGGTTTGCAGGTTATGGCGCATCAAAAGCAGCGTTGAATATTTACAGCGGAGCGATCAGACAAGAGCTGTCCAGCTGGGGTGTCAGAGTCATCATCGTTCAGCCCGGAGCTTTCAGAACCA ATATCCTGGGCAGCAGCGAGCAGTGGGAGCGCGCTCAGGAGCAGATCCTCAGTGGTTTATCAGAAGAGGTGAAGGACTCGTATGGTGAAGAATACATTCACTCCATGCAGAAGCGGCTGCTGGATATGTCTTTAGCATCAAGTGAAGACAAGGGGCCGTTTCTGCAGTCTTTAAAGCACGCGATACTGTCCTCCAACCCGAAACACTTCTACTACCCCGGGGCCGGAGCGTGGGTGCTGTCTTTACTGTACAGATACTGTCCGACGGCACTGTCCGATAAAATCTTCTCCGGGATGTTTATGAGCGGCGTCCAGCCTGCAAAACTCGCCACAGCGATTCCACATTAA
- the hsd17b2 gene encoding 17-beta-hydroxysteroid dehydrogenase type 2 isoform X4 → MMTAANKAVLITGCDSGFGHELAQVLDRAGMRVFAGVLDELSPGALKLKESASVNLTVLQLDITNNTQITQTHQFIKSQTDKTGLWALVNNAGVLGYVCDGEILPMKMYKSCLDVNFLGSVMMTHTFLPLIRQSRGRVINITSMAGEVPLVGFAGYGASKAALNIYSGAIRQELSSWGVRVIIVQPGAFRTNILGSSEQWERAQEQILSGLSEEDSREFRQESTGSREEKDRQRTPRRESNPGRHEHTGAICQRTAPLGYRRRLHYINSD, encoded by the exons ATGATGACTGCTGCAAACAAGGCTGTACTCATCACAG GTTGTGACTCAGGGTTTGGTCATGAACTGGCCCAGGTTTTGGACCGTGCGGGGATGCGTGTGTTTGCAGGAGTTCTGGATGAACTCAGTCCTGGAGCTCTGAAACTGAAGGAGTCTGCATCTGTAAACCTCACCGTCCTGCAGTTAGACATCACCAACAACACACAGATCACACAAACGCATCAGTTCATCAAGAGCCAAACTGACAAAACAG GACTCTGGGCTCTGGTGAACAATGCGGGAGTGCTGGGATACGTGTGCGATGGGGAAATTCTGCCTATGAAAATGTATAAATCGTGCTTGGATGTGAATTTCCTCGGCAGTGTCATGATGACACACACATTTCTGCCTCTGATACGACAATCCAGAGGAAGAGTCATCAACATCACCAGTATGGCAG GAGAGGTCCCTCTTGTGGGGTTTGCAGGTTATGGCGCATCAAAAGCAGCGTTGAATATTTACAGCGGAGCGATCAGACAAGAGCTGTCCAGCTGGGGTGTCAGAGTCATCATCGTTCAGCCCGGAGCTTTCAGAACCA ATATCCTGGGCAGCAGCGAGCAGTGGGAGCGCGCTCAGGAGCAGATCCTCAGTGGTTTATCAGAAGAG gacagtagagaattcagacaggaaagcactgGGAGCAGAGAGGaaaaggatcggcaaaggaccccgagacgggaatcgaacccgggtcgccacGAGCAcactggtgctatatgtcagcgcacaGCACCACTAGGCTACCGGCGCCGACTGCATTATATTAATTCTGACTGA
- the mphosph6 gene encoding M-phase phosphoprotein 6 isoform X1, which translates to MSLKLTKLQGIFNFARNHIIEERSFVPCEDLVYGRMSFKGFNPDVEKLMLLMNAPREEEDEEEEDESMNKMETDITDEEMAKRYQSLVESMRKKFAKKRDRSAVSNKEDVNCNVTDDIRPKRAFMKPQD; encoded by the exons ATGTCTCTTAAATTGACAAAATTACAAGGTATTTTTAACTTTGCCAGAAACCACATCATCGAGGAGAGAAGTTTCGTTCCCTGTGAGGATCTGGTTTACGGCAGAATGTCATTCAAAGGCTTCAATCCTGACGTGGAG AAATTAATGTTACTAATGAACGCACCAAGAGAGGAAGAGGATGAAGAAGAGGAGGACGAGAGCATGAACAAAATGGAAACCGATATTACGGATGAAGAGATGGCCAAAAG gTATCAAAGTTTGGTTGAGAGCATGAGGAAAAAGTTCGCCAAGAAAAGAGATCGCAGTGCTGTCTCAAACAAAGAGGATGTCAACTGCAACGTCACTGATGATATTAGACCCAAACGAGCTTTCATGAAGCCACAGGACTGA
- the mphosph6 gene encoding M-phase phosphoprotein 6 has protein sequence MANDGGAKLSKNLLRMKFMQRGLDAEVKKQLDEEEKRIISDEHWFLDLPELKAKENHIIEERSFVPCEDLVYGRMSFKGFNPDVEKLMLLMNAPREEEDEEEEDESMNKMETDITDEEMAKRYQSLVESMRKKFAKKRDRSAVSNKEDVNCNVTDDIRPKRAFMKPQD, from the exons ATGGCGAACGATGGTGGAGCGAAGCTGTCTAAAAACCTCCTGCGGATGAAG ttCATGCAGAGAGGATTGGATGCGGAGGTGAAGAAGCAGCTGGATGAGGAGGAGAAGCGGATCATCAGTGATGAACACTGGTTTCTGGATCTGCCCGAGCTCAAGGCCAAAGA AAACCACATCATCGAGGAGAGAAGTTTCGTTCCCTGTGAGGATCTGGTTTACGGCAGAATGTCATTCAAAGGCTTCAATCCTGACGTGGAG AAATTAATGTTACTAATGAACGCACCAAGAGAGGAAGAGGATGAAGAAGAGGAGGACGAGAGCATGAACAAAATGGAAACCGATATTACGGATGAAGAGATGGCCAAAAG gTATCAAAGTTTGGTTGAGAGCATGAGGAAAAAGTTCGCCAAGAAAAGAGATCGCAGTGCTGTCTCAAACAAAGAGGATGTCAACTGCAACGTCACTGATGATATTAGACCCAAACGAGCTTTCATGAAGCCACAGGACTGA